The window ttattgataatattaaattatttttttccatagctattatattatatttaaataaaatattttttttctttattattttttattctttccaaAAAAACGTGGCAGATGGCAGTGAAATAGTATAAATGGTAATCTAAcctatttcaaatattcgaataagaaaatgatatgaagtgcaaatttaattataaaagagtAACAAAGTTTTACTAAACATAGTTAATAGGTTTTATTTCTGTTAAcctataaaagtataatatagcACTTTTAATATGTTGATATTTATACGgcgttatgaaaaaaatataagttttcgattgtcgaaagtatttaattcGACTTCAACATCGAATCAAACAGATACAGAAACTAATACAAAAGGTAtgtcttattatattataatttaattttaaattcataaGAACTTCTTTTACTGGTGCTacattttaatcaatttttgtaTTCGTAGAATTTCGTGTATTAGAATTAATACCatgtagaaataaaattaacaaagtaCAGAGACAAGACTATTCACTGCCTCCAAGATGTAACAAAATGTCTTTTGATCAAGATTGGCCATCAGTTTGGTCTGGTGCTCGTTCTTTTAATCCCCACATTGTTCCACTTCCTTTATACCAAGGTTATGTAAAAGGTAAACAAATACCTCCTGGTAAATATGGAAATGCAGAACTTTTAAAAATACCTAATTTTTTACATCTTACACCACCTGCGATAAAAAGACATTGTGAGGTCTTAAAACAATTTTGCACTAGCTGGCCTAAAGAATTAGATACAGATGAAGAATGTAATCGACATTTTCCACTCGATATAATTACGtcagattattgttattcttctccTACAATAAGAGAGCCACTTGCAAGAATTGTAAGcttaaaagtaaatttaaattCTCTTATCTTGGATAGTCATGCTAAAGATAAACTACTTAGATTAgttggaaataaatataatccagaaacaaatataataacaataacagctgATAGATGTCCAACTAGGAAACAAAATTTggaatatattgaatatctACTCGTAGCATTATTTCATGAATCCTGGGTGagtcataaaatataatatttatagtttcctccattctttataaatttttctatagaTTCTACACAGAATTTGTAACGATCAATTCTCTATAAatacttattaataaaataatatatttagcgTATCGAAGCTTGGGAAGCTGAAAAATCTGAAGCTGATATGGAATATTATGATTgggataaaagtaaaagtcgTCAAAATTTGATTGCATTACACAGCTGGCCAGAATCATCTACTGATGTAGATATTGAAACTATTCCTTCTGGTGTAGAATACAAAGTTGCTGTGTCAGAACTCATAAATCAAGGAGAAGATCAATATacattaaacaaatataaagaagCAGTCAAAAATATACTTCATCTGAAATGtattaatcgaaattaaaataaaaagttatatacgaaattatgtatgataaaattttgttaattttatattattgtcattttattaatttaaaatattgtaaaactatatataattgttataaaatttgaaattatataatttcaatgacattaatattataattttaaaatttaatgacattgaacttactttctctcactaatattttatgttaaaaagaaatgtccgtttttatttcttaatcaaataagaaatacaaaaatatgaaataaaatcaacaatacaagaaaaaataatactatgtatatacgcAGTTAACAATGCATGTAATACGTATGACCGTTACAGTAGatatattccaattattataaatttatatataattagaatacATACTGCATGACCAACAACTAGAGCATGTAATGATTTGAAACAACATAATTATGCACAATGATACgcattaaatgtatttataaatatatctgcaTTTCAAAAAATCTGTACTGTCCACTAATACTCGATATGTGGAATCATACGATATAAggagaaaaattgaaagaaaatttgattctTTAGGAATAGAATGCTACGAATAGTAATTTTGATAGTATTAGAATTATCTTGTTTTATTGTTGATTCTAAAGAGGAAtcgtatatttcttatttaccgAAAAATGTCAACAATCCAAatttacgtttttcaacaGTGAATAATCCATCATCTTGCAAAAATCTTGCTATTTGTTACCTGAACGAAATGTTTGATATATCATATAGAAGAAAATCGGATATGCATTTTCCATCTATTCAAAAAGAACAtggtaaaaaagaaaccaatcTTCAAGCAAGAAGTTATTACAATGGTTTCGGAGTACCTGCTACAGCTACGTATTATCCGTAAGttaatgttttaatattttaaaaactcATTTACATTAAccatttctataatatttttggatACATGTAAAAGTGTACTCATAGTTTAGATTTATTACACTTTAATGTAtttcattatagatattttattccagtacatataaacacatgttagaatttaattatataaataaaaatttaatattttagcaTCCGAGCTAAAAGAATCATGTACATATTTCAGGATTTTTGATCCCATTACTGTTTTAGCATCATTAGCTTTTTTagcatttttattacaatcttTTGCATCGTTATTTGATCATTCAAGATCCATTGTACCAACGATAATTAATAGTCGTGAATCATCTTCACAATTGAAAAATGTGGGAATTACAAGACGTATACTACATGCATTAGATAATTATGTAagtatcttttcatttttatttacacagacatattaattaatgttaattatgtTAACATACCTGTGCTGCAGGAGAACCTTAATGAAGATTCAATTGAAGATGATCAAATAAACACAGTACCTATATAAGCTATtacaagataaaatatatttataaaaaagatataaaaatattttactaaaacacagtatataatatttatacagatAGTACTTAGatgtaaaaaatgttataattataaagattatcATTCGCAAAGAAATCTAATGCATTATAATAATGcttgtattaaatttttttgttctttttctcttttgtatttaatttattcttgacattgttatttataaaatattaatttcgtcaaaattatacatatttttacatattctaTATTGTCACACTCAAATGTCAactcataataatatatcattatatacaaCTATTTTAATCAACATTAGGTAATTTATTGGATtgtacatttataaatttttacattattaatactatgaAACtgcacataatatatataaatataagtattatgAAGTAtgcatataaagaaatattaaagctATAATGTGCAacttatgtaataataatctacagaatgatattttattgttaatacattgaatgtgaaaaataatatgtaagcagcatcaaataataaaatattttctttcaaagaatGATAATGAACTATATTTCAGTCTTATCTTCGAAtgtaatatttgaatttaattatagcagccattaattaattttgcagataaataataattcccTAATTcactttaaaaatttcaaatttattaggttataaagaaaattatttttataaattaaataaaagatgttattatgtatatttaagaagtatataaatacaatatatgaagtagaattaatataaaaattctattgatATGTTAAATTCATTgtcaataaatttaaaattctcTCATTATGTTACTATAATCATGTCtgtattaaatttcattaccaacatagtaaatagaaaatatatatgtatatcaacaAACAAATTTTGctttattacatacatataaaatttacttCAATGTActaactttttataattattattacaatcatgTTTTAGGTGGAGTTGATGTACatctgtaaaaataaaaatcataattttattggagtatattgaaattatatgaCTATGAGCATCCATTAATATCTCTTTAACCATAgataattttgaatatatttccaAAGTATCACTTACTTCTGTCTTGGTTTTTGATAAGGATGTGTAGACCCAAGTCCAcgtctttcttttgttcttagTAACTTTAATGGTATATCTCCTGATGTTATTTTAGATTGTTCTTTGAAGACACATGGCGATGCTTTAATCTTATCCACTTTTAAGTTATTTAGAATAGCAATACTTTTAGCACTCATAACAGAATGTTGTTTTTGTGTATGCTTGTTCTCTTTACCTGGTGATCCTACCATATGActgaaaattttttgtttttgtgaCAATTTCTTGAACTGTTTTGaagacattttattatttgtatgatTTCTATCTGAAAGTATATGCTTTTTTGCTTTATTCTGTAAAGGTGATGAatcatttaaatcatttttatttatgttttgtATTGAGTTCTGTTCAGTATTTATCATTGAAAtggtttcatttttttcatctaaTGTAATGGTTGTATTTAAAACTTCTACTGTGTTTCCAGTATCACAAGTGTTTAAATTAAAAGTTGTACTTAAAACGTCCTGCGTACTTCGTCCAGTATGCTCTCCTTCACAAATAACTGATTCTGTAAATATTGGCACTTGATTATTAAGGGGATCTTTTAACTGAGGTACACTTAAACACGATAAggtataaaaatctttttcttcgtcaatCATTTCTGAATCAGaccatttaatatttctaacaCCTTCAAGTGATTTAATTAACTGtttaaattcttctttcatGTCTTTTGTCATTATCCCATAACCACACATCATACTATAATAACTTTGTAATGTTGgacttaataatttaattatactgCACGTAGAATGTAATTCACATTGTTGTAAACTAGAAATTTTCTTAACATGTTCGTATTGCTGTTGCATTAtgcatttatctatctcttgaATTTTAGCAGCATTTATGTCTgtcaatttttcattcatatttttaaataaaatctctgcatttattttttgcatttcttcttctactgcACATAATTCTTTCCAGATTCCTTCCATTTGTGTTTTTAAGGAATTCCGTTGTCGCTTAAAATAATCTAAAGATTTGTTTACTCTTGTTTTTCCACTTGCATTTTGTTCTtcagaagataaaatattcacAGCTGCTGTTAAATTATGTAGCCTTTGATCGGCAACCTTTTTATAATGCATTCTACAGCACAAAATCTTGTCTGCACTTTCCAAAGATAACATCTTATCGcttaatgattttttcttattaaacagGTCCAATAATTTATCACTTATTTCTGATAAATTATCATCTACCTTTTCAATAACTTTGGTTTCCTTTGATTCAGTTGGTATTTGTACTAAACCACTTTCATAAGCTACTAACTGTTgttttaagaaattaatttccttcttttgttcctctactattttaatataaccaGATATATACATTTCGCAAGATACAATGTTCTTCTTAATGCATGTCTTAATTTTCTTAGCTCTATTTGCATATCTGAGGGTGTTATAAGTATCTTCATAATTGATATTAGAAGGTGATATATTAGCAATCATGACAGTTTGGCAATTACCACCAAGAGAATCCTTTAATAGACGAGTGAGTTTTGAATCTCGATATGGTATATGCCTAACACCATCAgctaaattattaatacagttTCCAAGTGCCAATAAGGACTTATTTATATTGGCACCTTCTTTAAATCGAGCTCCTTTACATCCTGTAACTGATGCTCTTTCGGATCCAGCTAAATCAATCATAGACAGTTTTACATGTCTGACCTGACCATTCAACTTATTagt is drawn from Vespa crabro chromosome 10, iyVesCrab1.2, whole genome shotgun sequence and contains these coding sequences:
- the LOC124427292 gene encoding 28S ribosomal protein S35, mitochondrial yields the protein MLIFIRRYEKNISFRLSKVFNSTSTSNQTDTETNTKEFRVLELIPCRNKINKVQRQDYSLPPRCNKMSFDQDWPSVWSGARSFNPHIVPLPLYQGYVKGKQIPPGKYGNAELLKIPNFLHLTPPAIKRHCEVLKQFCTSWPKELDTDEECNRHFPLDIITSDYCYSSPTIREPLARIVSLKVNLNSLILDSHAKDKLLRLVGNKYNPETNIITITADRCPTRKQNLEYIEYLLVALFHESWRIEAWEAEKSEADMEYYDWDKSKSRQNLIALHSWPESSTDVDIETIPSGVEYKVAVSELINQGEDQYTLNKYKEAVKNILHLKCINRN
- the LOC124427524 gene encoding uncharacterized protein LOC124427524 isoform X1, which produces MLRIVILIVLELSCFIVDSKEESYISYLPKNVNNPNLRFSTVNNPSSCKNLAICYLNEMFDISYRRKSDMHFPSIQKEHGKKETNLQARSYYNGFGVPATATYYPIFDPITVLASLAFLAFLLQSFASLFDHSRSIVPTIINSRESSSQLKNVGITRRILHALDNYENLNEDSIEDDQINTVPI
- the LOC124427524 gene encoding uncharacterized protein LOC124427524 isoform X2, whose protein sequence is MFDISYRRKSDMHFPSIQKEHGKKETNLQARSYYNGFGVPATATYYPIFDPITVLASLAFLAFLLQSFASLFDHSRSIVPTIINSRESSSQLKNVGITRRILHALDNYENLNEDSIEDDQINTVPI
- the LOC124427548 gene encoding kinesin-like protein KIF18A, translated to MVYNKKDQTKAFSPNKVRKFAKKRLSGNVSKVSTSGSVASLSQNKSKSETNIKVIIRVRPHNVNELQLNSKTIVNILDDKMLIFDPKEKENPFYYQGVVQKGRDLLKKQNKELQFIFDKIFGESSTNNDIFEGTTKDLISSLLNGYNCSVFAYGATGAGKTHTMLGSTNDPGITYRTVAELFSQIESQSRHYEFNLGVSYLEIYNENVQDLLHKSEQLHLREDSRCEVIVAGLKIIPIQNAEELLSLLAKGNKNRTQHPTDANQESSRSHAVFQVYIQITNKLNGQVRHVKLSMIDLAGSERASVTGCKGARFKEGANINKSLLALGNCINNLADGVRHIPYRDSKLTRLLKDSLGGNCQTVMIANISPSNINYEDTYNTLRYANRAKKIKTCIKKNIVSCEMYISGYIKIVEEQKKEINFLKQQLVAYESGLVQIPTESKETKVIEKVDDNLSEISDKLLDLFNKKKSLSDKMLSLESADKILCCRMHYKKVADQRLHNLTAAVNILSSEEQNASGKTRVNKSLDYFKRQRNSLKTQMEGIWKELCAVEEEMQKINAEILFKNMNEKLTDINAAKIQEIDKCIMQQQYEHVKKISSLQQCELHSTCSIIKLLSPTLQSYYSMMCGYGIMTKDMKEEFKQLIKSLEGVRNIKWSDSEMIDEEKDFYTLSCLSVPQLKDPLNNQVPIFTESVICEGEHTGRSTQDVLSTTFNLNTCDTGNTVEVLNTTITLDEKNETISMINTEQNSIQNINKNDLNDSSPLQNKAKKHILSDRNHTNNKMSSKQFKKLSQKQKIFSHMVGSPGKENKHTQKQHSVMSAKSIAILNNLKVDKIKASPCVFKEQSKITSGDIPLKLLRTKERRGLGSTHPYQKPRQKCTSTPPKT